One part of the Gemmatimonadaceae bacterium genome encodes these proteins:
- the msrB gene encoding peptide-methionine (R)-S-oxide reductase MsrB has translation MQNWHDILAITRGTNAAPPRRVERTEAQWRSQLSPEAFRVTRQHGTERAFSSDMCSLFEPGRYACVCCGTVLFDSAEKFESGTGWPSFTQPVATDVIAYRADTSYGMLRVETLCNVCDAHLGHVFPDGPAPSGLRYCMNAVALARHSAGAGAA, from the coding sequence ATGCAGAACTGGCACGACATCCTGGCGATCACCCGCGGCACCAACGCTGCTCCACCGCGCCGCGTGGAGCGTACCGAAGCCCAGTGGCGCTCGCAGCTGTCTCCGGAAGCGTTCCGCGTGACGCGCCAGCACGGCACGGAGCGCGCGTTCTCCTCGGACATGTGCAGCCTCTTCGAACCGGGACGCTACGCCTGCGTGTGCTGCGGCACGGTCCTGTTCGACTCAGCGGAGAAGTTCGAGTCCGGCACGGGATGGCCGTCGTTCACGCAGCCGGTGGCGACCGACGTGATTGCCTATCGCGCCGACACCTCGTACGGCATGCTGCGGGTCGAGACGCTGTGCAACGTGTGCGACGCGCACCTCGGGCACGTGTTTCCCGACGGGCCGGCGCCCAGCGGGCTGCGATACTGCATGAACGCGGTGGCGCTGGCGCGGCACTCGGCGGGCGCTGGCGCGGCCTGA
- a CDS encoding zinc-dependent metalloprotease has protein sequence MRIHLALAAVLVAATTPSRPALAQGAETPFLGVRVDQDRNKVLLEIAPDRLNRDFLHQSVLATGAGVPSLGLDRGQTGGSAVVRLEKRGKRVVLVRDNWSVRAIGADAAAQRGASEAFATSVVASFPIESETNGTIVADATTLFLSDTYGIAESIRRGQQGSGRVDANRSWIDPARTKAFPRNTEIHAVLTFAVDNPGFALRRAAPDASAPTFEVHHSLVALPDSAGFRPRVADSRTGLFGGSFSDFGQGFDGTYRGGNTARWRLVPKDPAAYQRGQLTEPVTPIVYYLDPAIPEPYRSAFREGGGWWNKVFEGAGWRNAFQVRDLPAGADPMDARYNMIYWVHRSGPGPSVGPSLSDPRTGEILRTVVRMDSWRSLIDYNIYAGLLPAAGAAGLGVSAEQFAMSRRRQHVAHEIGHTLGMSHNYIAHAQGRTSVMDYPFPLITVDAQGKLDLTKAYAPFAGAWDSLAIRYGHTWYPDAASEKAGLAKIVKEILDRDVRFVADQHADAAGSIPEVTRWVEGKTMFDAVERTSAVRRVAIDRFNEQAIKPGEPMYLLNMRFAHVYLHHRYSLEGLVKYVGGMDFRYAMRGDGQVPTTILPAASQRRALGMALDALEPAQLAVPERVMALIPPVPYGGDDAIEWIGSAGGTSFDQISLAGGLATEVIEGLLHRERAARVVQFSARDASLPTLDEVLSTIVDRTWGAAPATDGNAQALRRTVQRVVLNTLLDRAGDRQALAEVRQGAEWQLQKLDQRLEAMTGGSAADQALRAAARREIEAYFDGDDDPARRSRFTVIPLPWP, from the coding sequence ATGCGAATTCATCTTGCCCTGGCTGCCGTGCTGGTCGCAGCCACGACGCCCAGCCGACCAGCCCTGGCCCAGGGCGCCGAAACGCCGTTCCTGGGCGTTCGCGTCGACCAGGACCGCAACAAGGTGCTCCTCGAGATCGCGCCCGACCGACTCAACCGGGATTTCCTGCACCAGAGCGTGCTGGCCACCGGGGCCGGCGTACCATCCCTCGGTCTCGACCGTGGACAGACCGGCGGCAGCGCCGTCGTCCGCCTGGAGAAGCGCGGCAAACGAGTCGTGCTCGTGCGGGACAACTGGAGCGTTCGAGCGATCGGCGCCGACGCCGCGGCTCAACGTGGTGCGTCCGAGGCCTTTGCCACGTCGGTGGTCGCGTCGTTCCCGATCGAATCCGAGACGAACGGAACGATCGTGGCTGACGCGACGACGCTGTTCCTTTCCGATACGTATGGCATCGCCGAAAGCATCCGGCGCGGCCAGCAGGGTTCCGGGCGCGTGGACGCCAATCGCAGCTGGATCGATCCGGCGCGCACGAAGGCGTTCCCGCGCAACACCGAAATCCACGCGGTGCTGACCTTCGCGGTCGACAACCCCGGCTTCGCGCTTCGGCGCGCGGCGCCAGACGCCTCCGCTCCGACGTTCGAGGTACACCATTCACTCGTGGCGCTCCCCGACTCCGCCGGCTTCAGACCGCGGGTGGCCGATTCGCGGACTGGGCTCTTTGGTGGATCGTTCAGCGACTTCGGACAGGGCTTTGACGGGACGTATCGTGGCGGCAACACCGCGCGCTGGCGCCTCGTGCCGAAGGATCCCGCCGCCTACCAGCGCGGGCAGCTCACCGAGCCGGTGACGCCGATCGTGTATTACCTCGACCCGGCGATCCCTGAGCCATACCGCTCCGCCTTCCGCGAGGGCGGCGGCTGGTGGAACAAGGTGTTCGAGGGTGCGGGATGGCGGAATGCGTTCCAGGTTCGCGACCTGCCGGCCGGCGCCGATCCGATGGACGCGCGCTACAACATGATCTATTGGGTGCACCGCAGCGGCCCGGGCCCCTCGGTCGGCCCGTCGCTCTCCGACCCGCGCACCGGCGAGATCCTGCGCACGGTCGTGCGCATGGACTCGTGGCGCTCGCTCATCGACTACAACATCTATGCAGGCCTCCTCCCGGCCGCCGGTGCGGCCGGACTGGGCGTGAGCGCTGAGCAGTTCGCGATGAGCCGGCGGCGCCAGCATGTCGCCCACGAGATCGGGCACACCCTCGGCATGTCGCACAACTACATCGCGCACGCGCAGGGTCGCACGAGCGTGATGGACTATCCGTTCCCGCTCATCACGGTCGATGCGCAGGGAAAGCTTGACCTCACGAAGGCCTACGCCCCGTTTGCCGGCGCATGGGATTCGCTGGCGATCCGGTACGGGCACACGTGGTATCCCGACGCGGCGAGCGAAAAGGCCGGGCTCGCGAAGATCGTGAAGGAGATCCTCGATCGTGACGTGCGCTTTGTCGCCGACCAGCACGCCGATGCCGCGGGCTCGATCCCCGAAGTCACGCGCTGGGTCGAGGGCAAGACGATGTTCGATGCCGTCGAGCGGACCTCGGCGGTGCGGCGCGTGGCGATCGACAGGTTCAACGAGCAGGCGATCAAGCCAGGCGAGCCGATGTACCTGCTCAACATGCGTTTCGCGCACGTGTACCTGCACCACCGCTACTCGCTCGAAGGCCTGGTGAAGTACGTGGGCGGGATGGACTTCCGCTACGCGATGCGCGGCGACGGGCAGGTACCGACGACGATCCTGCCGGCCGCGTCGCAGCGGCGCGCGTTAGGCATGGCGCTCGACGCCCTCGAGCCCGCGCAGCTGGCCGTGCCGGAGCGCGTCATGGCCCTGATCCCGCCGGTGCCATACGGCGGCGACGACGCCATCGAATGGATCGGGTCGGCGGGCGGCACGTCGTTCGACCAGATCTCGCTCGCCGGTGGGCTCGCCACCGAGGTGATCGAGGGACTCCTGCACCGTGAGCGGGCCGCGCGGGTCGTGCAGTTCAGCGCGCGCGACGCGTCGCTCCCCACACTCGACGAGGTGCTCTCGACCATCGTCGACCGCACCTGGGGCGCCGCGCCCGCCACTGACGGGAATGCGCAGGCGCTGCGACGCACGGTGCAGCGCGTGGTGCTCAACACCCTGCTCGACCGGGCCGGGGATCGCCAGGCGCTGGCCGAGGTCCGACAGGGCGCGGAATGGCAACTGCAGAAGCTGGATCAGCGACTCGAGGCCATGACGGGCGGCTCGGCGGCCGACCAGGCCCTGCGTGCTGCCGCGCGACGGGAAATCGAGGCGTACTTCGACGGCGACGACGATCCGGCCAGGCGCTCACGGTTCACGGTGATCCCGCTGCCCTGGCCCTGA
- a CDS encoding VOC family protein, whose amino-acid sequence MHGQFTWYELTTPDVGAATRFYPTLSGWGTQTFDGDYMLFTNRDVPVAGIFRLSDEMAGHGVPPNWMPYVESSNVDDTVARAVSLGARTLHGPAEIPGTGRFAVVQDPQGAVFGVYRSAHASGAWDGTAAVGRFSWHELMTTDRRAAFEFYRDLFGWDAITESDMGDGLMYAMFGKGSAMYGGMYDKLPGMEQLPSCWLVYLCVKDVGEGVERATGAGATVVRPQMDIPDGSIAVLNDPQGAAFALHHLNPIRSSATPPARAAKKATGLKAASKGAKATPKGKARAATGSGATKAKKAAKKVTASSRPAGRKAAKSAARNRPRKAAKPSARRAAKPTARKGAKPTARKAAKLTARKGTKLTARKATKPALHRTTKRPARPTTRAATRKSAQRVAGHSTRSLRRGRARKR is encoded by the coding sequence ATGCACGGGCAATTCACCTGGTACGAACTCACGACACCTGACGTGGGCGCGGCGACGCGATTCTACCCGACCTTGAGCGGCTGGGGCACTCAGACGTTCGATGGGGACTACATGCTGTTCACAAACCGAGACGTGCCGGTAGCCGGGATCTTTCGGCTGAGCGACGAGATGGCGGGCCACGGCGTGCCACCCAACTGGATGCCATACGTCGAAAGCAGCAACGTCGACGACACCGTGGCACGCGCGGTGTCACTCGGCGCCAGGACCCTTCATGGGCCCGCCGAGATTCCCGGCACGGGACGGTTTGCCGTGGTGCAGGATCCCCAGGGCGCGGTCTTCGGCGTGTACAGGTCCGCTCATGCATCGGGCGCGTGGGACGGCACCGCGGCCGTCGGTCGGTTCTCGTGGCACGAACTCATGACGACTGACCGCCGGGCGGCGTTCGAGTTCTATCGTGACCTCTTTGGATGGGACGCGATCACCGAGAGTGACATGGGGGATGGCTTGATGTACGCCATGTTCGGCAAGGGCTCGGCGATGTACGGCGGCATGTATGACAAGCTTCCGGGCATGGAGCAGTTGCCGTCGTGCTGGCTGGTGTACCTGTGCGTGAAGGACGTTGGCGAAGGTGTTGAGCGAGCGACCGGGGCTGGTGCGACCGTGGTGCGACCGCAGATGGACATCCCCGATGGATCGATCGCGGTCCTCAACGATCCTCAGGGCGCGGCGTTCGCGCTGCACCACCTGAACCCGATTCGCTCCTCCGCGACGCCGCCCGCGCGGGCCGCGAAGAAGGCCACCGGATTGAAGGCGGCCAGCAAGGGGGCAAAGGCGACCCCAAAGGGCAAGGCGCGCGCCGCGACTGGGTCGGGCGCCACGAAGGCGAAGAAGGCAGCGAAGAAGGTCACGGCATCATCGCGTCCAGCGGGTCGCAAGGCCGCGAAGTCGGCGGCAAGGAACCGGCCGAGGAAGGCCGCGAAGCCGTCAGCCCGCAGGGCCGCGAAGCCGACCGCTCGCAAGGGCGCGAAGCCGACCGCTCGCAAGGCCGCGAAGCTGACGGCCCGCAAGGGCACGAAGCTTACGGCCCGCAAGGCCACGAAGCCGGCGTTGCACAGGACGACGAAGCGCCCCGCCCGCCCGACGACCAGGGCCGCCACCCGGAAGTCCGCGCAGCGCGTCGCAGGGCACTCGACGCGGTCGCTGCGACGAGGGCGCGCCCGCAAGCGCTAG